A region from the Aquimarina sp. ERC-38 genome encodes:
- a CDS encoding beta-L-arabinofuranosidase domain-containing protein — MKFLSVKFRLLLIILCIYSCSSLYAQHIYRTDLPSNQLVAKGWVKEFLQRQESGLTGNPEESGWPFNTNMWCEEMDVKDDEFQYWRSPWWPYEHTGYYLDGALRAGYAIDSQSLLNKVDANIKHVLANVDKEGRLRAGNIGMEHEWWPMVVFMRMLFEKYDATQDPDLLNVLEKHYQATYKLEESFRVPKTSGFYVRSVLHVEHLCELYRITGNEFYLKAAERLYTGFQQQAEKVGKNEPIFQFSAKGMIQELKSTGHGVTYHEFLKLPAILYKYTGDKRYKEAIYGAVKQLEDNHELADGLASCSEPFAGKGPEKAHEMCNTVDYNWSLGYALLATGDPYFADKMEKNLYNSGFSCVTSNFKAHQYFSAPNLVMSTGMSSEYDDHHDWGFGSKGRLSYKPGHDTQCCSGNVHRMFPTFLSRTCMIEKNKNKVSVVFYLPATINIPLGDELFSFTQKTNYPFEHDITIEVYEAPVKKIALDLRIPGWTESYQISLNGKEIFKGSESTLFKTLSRKFKKGDLLTIRFKTSPQIDNRGKGIAINYGPLVFSKSIQAKTRLVTSDYAKKCSPEFPAYEMYPLHLHDWAVALSKNLTSKDIEVVRTDHIGYPWEHGNTPIKLKVAAMTVKNWDLIRWSSLAPFPEIIETKDKINLELEPMGSTLLRLTEFPKAEF, encoded by the coding sequence ATGAAATTTTTATCAGTGAAGTTCAGGTTACTTCTTATAATCCTATGCATATATTCCTGTAGTTCTTTATATGCTCAGCATATTTACCGTACTGATTTACCATCTAATCAACTGGTGGCAAAAGGTTGGGTTAAGGAATTTTTACAGCGTCAGGAAAGTGGGTTAACCGGAAATCCGGAAGAAAGCGGTTGGCCGTTTAATACCAACATGTGGTGCGAAGAAATGGATGTAAAAGATGATGAGTTTCAATACTGGCGTTCTCCCTGGTGGCCATATGAACACACCGGCTATTATCTGGACGGGGCTTTAAGAGCAGGATATGCTATAGATTCGCAATCTTTATTAAATAAAGTTGATGCTAATATTAAACATGTGCTCGCAAATGTAGATAAAGAGGGGCGTTTACGTGCAGGTAATATTGGTATGGAACATGAGTGGTGGCCTATGGTGGTTTTTATGAGAATGTTATTCGAAAAATACGATGCTACCCAAGACCCTGATCTATTAAATGTTTTAGAGAAACATTATCAAGCCACGTATAAGCTGGAAGAAAGTTTTAGAGTTCCAAAGACATCAGGGTTTTATGTACGCTCCGTATTACATGTTGAACATTTGTGTGAACTCTATAGAATAACCGGCAATGAATTCTATCTAAAAGCAGCAGAACGATTGTATACCGGGTTTCAGCAACAAGCAGAAAAAGTAGGTAAAAACGAACCTATATTTCAATTTTCGGCTAAGGGCATGATACAAGAATTAAAATCTACAGGACATGGAGTGACTTACCATGAATTTTTAAAGCTTCCTGCCATTCTATATAAGTATACTGGTGATAAAAGGTATAAAGAAGCAATATACGGTGCCGTCAAACAGTTGGAGGATAATCATGAACTTGCTGACGGATTGGCTAGCTGCTCAGAACCTTTTGCAGGAAAAGGTCCGGAAAAAGCACATGAAATGTGTAATACGGTAGATTACAACTGGTCGCTTGGTTATGCTTTGTTAGCAACCGGTGACCCGTATTTTGCGGACAAAATGGAGAAGAATCTATACAATTCCGGATTTTCTTGTGTGACTAGTAACTTTAAAGCGCACCAATATTTTTCTGCTCCTAATCTGGTTATGAGTACAGGTATGTCCAGTGAGTATGACGATCACCACGATTGGGGGTTTGGTTCTAAAGGTCGTTTAAGCTATAAGCCTGGGCATGATACCCAGTGCTGTTCCGGAAACGTACACCGGATGTTTCCAACTTTTTTAAGTCGAACCTGTATGATTGAAAAAAATAAGAATAAAGTGTCGGTAGTTTTTTATTTACCTGCTACTATAAACATTCCGCTAGGCGATGAACTATTTAGTTTTACTCAAAAAACCAACTATCCTTTTGAGCATGATATTACCATAGAAGTATATGAGGCGCCTGTAAAAAAAATAGCTTTGGATTTGAGAATACCAGGTTGGACAGAATCCTATCAAATTAGCTTAAATGGTAAAGAAATTTTTAAAGGTTCTGAAAGTACCCTATTTAAAACACTATCCCGAAAATTCAAGAAAGGGGATTTGCTCACTATCCGTTTTAAAACTTCGCCTCAAATTGATAATCGGGGAAAAGGTATAGCTATTAATTACGGACCCTTAGTTTTCTCTAAATCTATCCAAGCAAAAACACGCCTGGTAACTAGTGATTATGCCAAAAAGTGTAGTCCTGAATTTCCAGCTTATGAGATGTATCCTTTACACCTCCATGATTGGGCTGTAGCTCTTTCTAAAAACCTTACCAGTAAAGATATAGAAGTAGTCAGAACGGATCACATAGGATATCCCTGGGAACATGGAAATACCCCAATCAAACTAAAAGTAGCAGCAATGACGGTTAAGAACTGGGATCTTATCAGATGGTCTTCCCTTGCTCCTTTTCCGGAGATTATCGAGACAAAGGATAAAATTAATTTGGAATTAGAACCTATGGGAAGTACGCTTTTAAGGCTTACCGAATTTCCAAAGGCAGAGTTTTAG
- a CDS encoding T9SS type A sorting domain-containing protein has protein sequence MIKNNCFLKILYAKVHFDFTKNIQFKIVVLFVFAVQGIISQNLEQEAQSKIEILQTLIEEAENNKREVIREKMTLRTAEVFLNYAKWDELNTTFNKDGFESLTTYKKLFNPNNDPLKDGLDSKGRDAQAVADYLPTLERKQVINILDKAIANIKALNNNTLKRKITINPDWSNISLDLPNAQVIQESNGDRRPIFTSGYNFMPDTSIDPTGISDKVLDLTEYYGADNTFLLAGNVSSAPGDLNVAYQRRLNEANKSSNFGNVFLIHRIVPQYLKDKYKNDKSDTSIYAGQRLFTTYDIDNPDTRILWETILSQASLDARGKKYVQQGYLLANEPHFSTAEGSFDNGTPKNANAKADCIADDFCNLNSVSKFTKDNFSVYLKSIHQTIDNLNNNYGLTDTNRYAQFEDIKIDIPFKRSLIGTPIAYDWMRYNQYRVTNWFKFLKDNIVKNDPTAITNIKLIPGYLLDNIKDAGLDFEDLTRLSGISGNDAKAVKEKMRGTQSPLLKKYMYDWLIMSFSYDFFRSVRPNQIIYNSEVHYFSTVQFRDLYLTPEYARSVTWLSHILGQNMGDIWVWSRAKDGSVTTQRSEAHAGSLGQQPAIVNEIQLTMFDLNAHAEDIYQIQLDKKPIRIFYSETSAINKTDHMTQLSGLYEKLYFDGYPLGFVTEKIIKEQDNNLWKVVLISQSPSVTEGEFNQLQAYLDKGGTIIIDEASLKTNEYGKPLNKVLNTTNGGSIITATDFNSFRTQALSTVKAAGLNPKLALTENKSIDERGCFWRSIQTPDGRNVISINNLSKTSSVVTITLDGVNKSDLQIKNMFNGEVLPTSEIELKPEEVLLLDVTSKIGNVDTENESDIKIFPNPSTDFFEIAFNKPKTFLKSIEIFDVLGKLVYTKENEDNSNLKISARMFQIGMYLLKLKDSSGNIDTHKIVVK, from the coding sequence ATGATAAAGAATAATTGTTTTTTAAAGATATTATATGCTAAAGTACATTTCGATTTTACGAAGAATATCCAGTTTAAAATAGTTGTTTTATTTGTTTTTGCTGTTCAGGGTATTATTTCTCAAAACTTAGAACAAGAAGCACAAAGTAAAATTGAAATATTACAAACCCTTATAGAGGAAGCGGAAAATAATAAAAGAGAAGTTATCCGCGAAAAAATGACTTTACGAACAGCAGAGGTCTTTTTAAACTATGCTAAGTGGGATGAATTAAATACGACTTTTAATAAGGATGGGTTTGAATCATTAACTACCTATAAAAAACTTTTTAATCCCAATAATGATCCGCTCAAAGATGGTCTTGATAGTAAGGGCAGGGATGCTCAGGCAGTTGCAGACTACCTACCCACCTTAGAGCGAAAACAGGTTATTAACATTCTTGATAAAGCGATTGCAAATATAAAAGCGCTTAACAACAACACTTTAAAAAGAAAAATAACCATCAACCCTGATTGGTCAAATATTTCTTTAGACCTACCGAATGCCCAGGTAATACAGGAATCTAATGGGGATAGGCGTCCTATCTTTACATCAGGTTATAACTTTATGCCTGATACATCCATCGATCCTACAGGAATTTCAGATAAAGTATTGGATCTAACCGAATATTACGGAGCTGATAACACCTTTCTTCTTGCCGGAAATGTATCAAGTGCACCCGGAGATTTAAACGTTGCCTATCAAAGAAGATTAAATGAAGCGAATAAATCTTCTAATTTTGGAAATGTTTTTTTGATTCATAGAATAGTACCTCAATATTTAAAAGATAAATATAAGAACGATAAGTCAGATACCTCCATTTATGCCGGACAGCGGCTATTTACAACTTATGATATTGATAATCCTGATACCCGGATTTTATGGGAAACCATTCTAAGCCAAGCATCTTTGGATGCCAGAGGAAAAAAATACGTACAACAGGGCTATTTATTAGCTAATGAACCTCATTTTTCTACGGCAGAAGGTTCTTTTGACAACGGAACTCCAAAAAATGCTAATGCTAAGGCAGATTGTATAGCAGATGACTTTTGTAACTTGAATTCTGTTTCAAAATTTACTAAAGACAACTTTAGTGTGTATCTTAAGTCCATACATCAAACCATTGATAACTTAAACAATAATTATGGATTAACTGATACTAATAGATATGCACAATTTGAAGATATAAAGATAGACATACCTTTTAAAAGAAGTTTAATTGGTACGCCAATAGCCTATGACTGGATGCGTTATAATCAATATAGGGTAACTAATTGGTTTAAATTTTTAAAGGACAATATTGTAAAGAATGATCCTACTGCCATCACGAATATAAAATTAATACCCGGTTATTTATTAGATAATATAAAAGATGCCGGTCTGGATTTTGAAGACTTGACCCGATTGTCCGGAATTAGCGGTAATGATGCTAAAGCGGTGAAAGAAAAGATGAGAGGCACACAAAGTCCGTTACTTAAAAAATACATGTACGATTGGCTTATCATGTCATTTTCTTACGACTTTTTCAGATCGGTAAGGCCTAATCAAATTATTTACAACTCTGAAGTTCATTATTTTTCAACAGTTCAATTCAGGGATTTATACCTTACACCAGAATATGCACGTTCTGTCACCTGGCTTTCTCATATCCTGGGACAAAATATGGGCGACATTTGGGTTTGGTCCAGGGCAAAAGATGGTTCTGTTACTACTCAGAGATCAGAAGCCCATGCAGGTTCTTTAGGTCAACAACCCGCTATTGTCAACGAAATTCAATTGACGATGTTTGATCTAAATGCGCATGCAGAAGACATCTATCAAATTCAATTAGATAAAAAACCAATTAGAATATTTTATTCTGAGACTTCTGCAATTAATAAGACCGATCATATGACTCAATTGTCCGGGTTGTATGAAAAATTATACTTTGACGGATATCCCTTAGGCTTTGTTACAGAAAAAATTATTAAAGAACAGGATAATAATTTATGGAAGGTGGTATTAATTTCTCAAAGTCCCTCTGTAACAGAAGGTGAATTCAACCAACTTCAGGCCTATTTAGATAAAGGAGGTACTATTATTATTGATGAAGCTAGTCTTAAAACAAATGAATACGGAAAACCTTTGAACAAGGTATTAAATACAACCAATGGCGGTTCAATTATAACTGCAACTGACTTTAATTCCTTCAGGACACAAGCACTATCGACTGTTAAAGCTGCGGGATTAAATCCAAAATTAGCTCTTACCGAAAATAAATCAATAGATGAACGTGGTTGTTTCTGGAGATCTATACAAACTCCGGATGGCAGAAATGTAATTTCAATTAATAATTTATCCAAAACTAGTTCGGTTGTTACGATAACATTAGATGGTGTAAACAAATCAGATCTACAAATAAAAAATATGTTTAACGGAGAAGTTTTACCTACCAGTGAGATTGAATTGAAGCCAGAAGAAGTTTTACTCCTGGACGTTACATCGAAGATAGGAAATGTGGATACGGAAAATGAGTCTGATATAAAAATCTTCCCTAATCCCAGCACCGATTTTTTTGAAATTGCCTTTAACAAACCGAAGACTTTCTTAAAAAGTATAGAAATATTTGATGTTTTAGGAAAACTAGTATATACAAAAGAAAATGAGGATAATTCCAATTTAAAGATTAGTGCAAGAATGTTTCAGATTGGAATGTATCTGTTGAAGTTAAAAGATTCCTCCGGAAATATAGATACTCATAAAATAGTAGTCAAATAG
- a CDS encoding T9SS type A sorting domain-containing protein, with protein sequence MKYFQFKTFIFSVLLMQFVCAQNFEQQAREKIARLQNLITTAEKANRDVIREKMTLRTAEVFLNYAKWDELNTEFNQKGFESLTTYRSIYNPNNDPLKDGRDSMGRDAKAAAENLPTFERKQIIMMVEKAIANVRALNKNILKRKPTINPDWSKISLDAKNARVVQTVNGKKRPIFVSSYNFMPDISIDPTGVSKKELDLTEYYGADNTFLIAGNTSSSPGVLNVAYKNSLIRANKSANFGNVFLQHRIVPFYLQEKYRNDKSDTSIYAGERSFTTYDIDNPDTRILWKTILNKASLDAKGKNFSGQGYLLANEPHFATAEGSYDNGAPSSADAEAACVADEFCNLNSVSKYTIDNFAVYLKDIHYTINNLNNKYGLKGVDRYASFRDVKIELPFKRSLIGTPIAYDWMRYNQFRVTNWFQFLKDNITKNDPEAKVHLKLIPGYLTDEIRDSGLNFEDLTRLSGISGNDAKVVKRRMRGAQSPLLEKYAYDWRLMSLPYDFFRSVKPNQVNYNSEVHYFATAQFRDLYLKPKYARSVTWLAHLLGQNMSEIWVWSRAKDGSVTAPRLGSHTGSLGQQPGIVNEIQLTMFELNAHAEDIYQIQLAKKPIRIFHSETSAINKIDHMVPISNLYEKLYFDGYPLGFVTKKIIQEQNNDNWKVILISESPFVTPGEFKALQTYLDNGGTIIMDDKSLKTGPYGNPLNKVLNTNKGGRIMKANSLGQFRNTAISVVNTSGLKPRLILNEDKPVNERGCFWRSIQTPDGRNVISINNLSKTSSKITIRLKGVPASNLTLTNMFTGEILSSNKIEIESEGVLFLDARSKRNSNRKELTLEENSGINIYPNPTSDFFKIEFNKQNVFLEKITMFDISGKIVFLKDVDNVSNLTVDTNMLQDGVYLLKLQDSSGEIDIRKVIVK encoded by the coding sequence ATGAAATATTTTCAATTTAAGACTTTTATTTTTTCTGTTTTATTGATGCAATTTGTCTGTGCTCAAAATTTTGAACAACAAGCACGTGAAAAAATTGCAAGACTTCAGAATTTAATAACGACAGCAGAGAAAGCTAATAGAGATGTCATTCGTGAAAAAATGACTTTAAGGACAGCAGAAGTTTTTTTAAACTATGCTAAATGGGATGAATTAAATACTGAGTTTAATCAAAAAGGTTTTGAATCCCTTACTACTTATAGAAGTATTTATAATCCAAATAATGATCCGCTGAAGGACGGTCGTGATAGTATGGGAAGAGATGCAAAAGCTGCTGCTGAAAACTTACCAACTTTTGAACGTAAGCAAATTATTATGATGGTGGAAAAAGCTATAGCAAATGTAAGGGCACTTAATAAGAATATTTTAAAAAGAAAACCTACTATTAATCCGGATTGGTCTAAAATTAGTTTAGATGCTAAAAATGCCAGAGTAGTTCAAACCGTTAACGGAAAAAAGCGTCCAATTTTTGTATCGTCTTATAATTTTATGCCCGATATATCCATTGACCCGACAGGAGTTTCTAAAAAAGAGTTAGACTTAACTGAATATTATGGAGCGGACAATACCTTTCTCATTGCAGGAAATACTTCAAGTTCACCGGGAGTTTTAAATGTGGCTTATAAAAATAGTCTAATTAGAGCAAACAAGTCAGCAAATTTCGGTAATGTCTTTTTACAACATAGGATAGTTCCTTTTTATTTACAAGAAAAATATAGGAATGATAAGTCTGATACTTCTATATATGCCGGGGAGAGATCATTTACCACTTATGATATTGACAATCCGGACACTCGAATACTTTGGAAAACAATTTTAAACAAAGCCTCCTTAGATGCTAAAGGCAAAAATTTTTCAGGGCAAGGTTATTTATTAGCTAATGAGCCCCATTTTGCTACGGCAGAAGGCAGTTATGACAACGGAGCACCTTCTAGCGCTGATGCAGAAGCAGCTTGTGTAGCTGATGAATTTTGTAACTTAAATTCAGTTTCAAAATATACAATAGATAATTTTGCCGTTTACTTAAAAGACATACATTATACAATTAATAACTTAAATAACAAGTACGGTTTAAAAGGAGTAGATCGATATGCCAGTTTTCGAGACGTAAAAATTGAATTACCATTTAAAAGGAGTTTGATAGGAACTCCAATCGCTTATGACTGGATGCGTTACAATCAATTTAGAGTAACAAATTGGTTTCAATTTTTAAAAGATAATATAACAAAAAATGATCCTGAAGCAAAGGTACATCTAAAGTTAATTCCAGGTTATTTAACAGACGAAATTAGGGATTCAGGATTAAATTTTGAAGACTTAACTAGGTTATCAGGAATTAGTGGAAACGATGCAAAGGTTGTGAAGCGTAGGATGAGAGGTGCGCAGAGTCCATTACTTGAAAAATATGCTTATGATTGGCGACTCATGTCTCTTCCTTATGATTTCTTTAGATCGGTAAAACCGAATCAAGTTAATTATAATTCCGAAGTTCATTATTTTGCAACCGCGCAGTTCAGAGATCTATACTTAAAACCCAAATATGCGCGATCTGTAACTTGGCTTGCACATTTACTAGGACAAAATATGAGTGAAATTTGGGTATGGTCCAGAGCTAAGGATGGGTCGGTAACTGCCCCAAGATTAGGGTCTCATACAGGTTCTTTAGGACAGCAGCCTGGTATTGTTAATGAAATACAATTAACCATGTTTGAACTCAATGCGCATGCTGAAGATATTTATCAAATACAGTTGGCTAAAAAGCCTATAAGAATATTTCATTCAGAAACTTCTGCTATTAATAAAATTGATCATATGGTACCAATATCTAATTTATATGAAAAATTATATTTTGATGGCTACCCTCTAGGGTTCGTAACAAAGAAGATAATTCAAGAACAAAATAACGACAATTGGAAGGTTATACTTATTTCCGAGAGTCCCTTTGTCACGCCAGGTGAATTTAAAGCTTTACAAACCTACTTAGACAATGGCGGAACTATAATTATGGATGATAAAAGTTTAAAAACAGGTCCATATGGCAATCCTTTAAATAAAGTCCTTAACACTAATAAAGGAGGAAGAATAATGAAGGCAAATAGCCTTGGGCAATTTAGAAATACAGCAATATCTGTGGTCAACACATCTGGTCTAAAGCCAAGACTAATACTTAATGAGGATAAACCTGTTAATGAACGAGGTTGTTTTTGGAGGTCTATACAAACGCCTGATGGTAGAAATGTAATTTCAATTAATAATTTATCTAAAACAAGTTCTAAGATAACTATTAGATTGAAAGGTGTTCCTGCTTCAAATTTAACCTTAACCAATATGTTTACAGGAGAAATTTTATCTTCTAATAAAATTGAAATAGAATCAGAAGGAGTGCTTTTTCTGGACGCCAGATCAAAAAGAAACTCAAATAGAAAAGAATTAACTTTAGAAGAAAATTCTGGTATTAACATTTATCCAAATCCTACCTCTGATTTTTTTAAAATTGAGTTTAACAAACAGAATGTTTTCTTAGAAAAAATAACAATGTTCGATATTTCAGGGAAAATAGTATTTTTAAAAGATGTTGATAATGTTTCAAATTTAACAGTCGATACGAATATGTTACAAGATGGAGTGTATTTATTGAAGTTACAAGACTCATCCGGAGAAATAGATATTCGTAAAGTAATAGTAAAGTAA
- a CDS encoding helix-turn-helix transcriptional regulator, with protein MYVRVVVHIIFTMFFFLGACDHTRQENYKSSNGSITTSQNTDDLDLHDSIKIRRLIDQSDKYRYSGRYGIAFDNLWEALLLAKNRKEDIVSVEIYRDIGILYDIYSKDSLALHYLHRALSLSKSIMVSDQEVKEQIVSNYFSIATFWRDRHKYEVALTYLDSCNQVYDNGRILPYAMTDQGFCNMKVGNITLSEKQLVRARSYLEKKNAPYLAMNLAFTADLKKELYQYDSAHYYYQKSLEWIRIKQVHIESEPAILQKIADVHILQGNWRSAVDYLKASREVNDKLFSTTSKLNEDLFEIKNKYRAQLEKNKITIAQQQVLIKEEDKKLTGAIILFAIILTLGTGVYIVFYQRSKFKRLSMISQHKIEKNEAILEVKNKELTGYALKVIKMQENIDFLVDLIKIKAPAEYTEYKKKYSHINTTTWNEFNKRFTEVNTEFYKTICNKHPELTPTELKHCALIKLNFNNYEMSKILNISLRSVHTSRYRIKKKIGLDANSSLTNYIRSL; from the coding sequence ATGTATGTAAGGGTAGTAGTTCATATCATTTTTACCATGTTCTTTTTCTTAGGGGCTTGTGACCATACGCGGCAGGAGAACTACAAAAGTTCAAACGGGAGTATAACTACATCCCAAAATACGGATGATTTAGATTTACACGATAGTATTAAAATAAGAAGGCTTATTGATCAAAGCGATAAGTATCGATATAGTGGTAGATATGGTATTGCTTTTGATAATCTATGGGAAGCTTTATTACTTGCAAAAAATCGTAAAGAAGATATTGTATCTGTCGAGATTTATAGAGATATTGGGATCCTATACGATATTTATAGCAAAGATTCGCTGGCATTACATTATCTCCACCGTGCCTTATCACTATCTAAGTCCATAATGGTATCTGATCAGGAGGTAAAGGAACAAATAGTTTCGAATTACTTTAGCATCGCTACATTTTGGCGTGACCGGCATAAGTACGAAGTAGCCCTTACCTATTTGGATTCATGTAATCAGGTGTATGATAACGGACGTATATTGCCATATGCAATGACAGATCAGGGGTTTTGTAATATGAAGGTTGGAAACATTACACTTTCCGAAAAACAATTAGTACGGGCCCGATCTTATCTGGAAAAGAAAAATGCTCCTTACTTAGCAATGAATTTAGCTTTTACCGCAGATTTAAAAAAAGAATTATATCAATATGATAGTGCCCATTATTATTATCAGAAAAGTTTAGAATGGATTAGGATCAAGCAAGTACATATTGAATCAGAACCTGCAATCTTACAAAAAATTGCTGATGTCCATATTCTTCAAGGTAACTGGAGGAGTGCCGTTGATTATTTAAAAGCTTCCAGGGAAGTTAATGACAAGCTTTTCAGTACCACTAGTAAACTCAATGAAGACCTATTTGAAATCAAAAATAAATACAGAGCTCAGTTAGAAAAAAATAAAATAACTATTGCTCAACAACAAGTACTTATTAAAGAAGAAGATAAAAAATTGACAGGTGCCATTATTCTTTTTGCAATAATCCTAACCTTAGGAACTGGTGTTTATATAGTATTTTATCAAAGAAGTAAATTTAAAAGGCTCTCTATGATAAGCCAACATAAAATCGAAAAAAATGAAGCTATCCTGGAAGTAAAAAATAAAGAATTGACCGGATATGCGTTAAAAGTAATTAAGATGCAGGAAAATATTGATTTTTTAGTTGACCTTATTAAAATAAAAGCTCCTGCGGAATATACAGAGTATAAAAAGAAATACTCTCATATTAATACAACCACCTGGAACGAATTTAACAAGAGATTTACTGAAGTAAATACGGAATTCTATAAAACCATATGTAATAAGCATCCTGAATTAACACCTACTGAGTTAAAACATTGTGCGCTTATTAAGTTAAATTTTAATAACTACGAAATGTCCAAAATTTTAAATATTTCGTTGCGCAGTGTGCATACCTCAAGATATAGGATAAAGAAAAAAATAGGTCTGGATGCCAATTCAAGCTTAACCAATTATATAAGAAGTTTATAA